In Afipia sp. GAS231, a single window of DNA contains:
- a CDS encoding TetR/AcrR family transcriptional regulator codes for MTRATVLLAAEAVFVEFGFHRATIELIAERAGFTKGAVYSSFANKDEIFLELFRVRVKQRAAIVATAVARETDVAAKPRALGEALTLLAKKDPHWTPLLMEFWIHALREPGLRQALADVRNQLRNAVSEGFAKSPRSRGKADLSADALATIVFALSNGLAMEWATDPRATDPEILPTVLERLLSGT; via the coding sequence ATGACGAGAGCGACCGTCCTGCTTGCCGCGGAGGCCGTCTTTGTCGAATTTGGCTTTCATCGCGCAACGATCGAGCTGATCGCAGAACGAGCCGGTTTTACGAAAGGTGCGGTATATTCCAGCTTCGCCAACAAGGATGAGATATTTCTTGAGCTATTCAGGGTCCGAGTAAAACAGCGTGCCGCCATTGTTGCGACCGCGGTTGCACGTGAAACCGACGTTGCGGCGAAACCGCGGGCGCTTGGCGAGGCGCTGACGCTCCTTGCGAAGAAAGACCCGCACTGGACGCCTCTGCTGATGGAATTCTGGATCCATGCGCTTCGTGAGCCGGGACTGAGGCAGGCGCTGGCGGATGTACGCAATCAGCTGCGAAACGCCGTCTCCGAGGGCTTCGCCAAATCACCGCGCTCGCGAGGCAAAGCTGACTTGAGCGCCGACGCATTGGCGACGATCGTCTTCGCCCTGTCGAACGGATTGGCCATGGAATGGGCCACCGATCCCCGGGCGACCGATCCCGAAATATTGCCGACTGTACTCGAACGGCTTCTTTCTGGAACGTAA
- a CDS encoding IS110 family transposase — MTQIIITTAGIDTSKSKLDIAVHDRAERWQVANVLPGWRALAGYLAKAGVTRVGIEATGGYERGVVEHLREAGFTVLVLQPIQVKAFGRVHLCRAKNDALDAVLIAACTATLDPPKTTPDSRLAELAENLTFLDQIDEDLRRFKTRLEHIHEPRLRRMVLGEIARWNARRLAQVRYIAKQLRSHPDLAARFDLVLSIPGIGERTALAIIIRMPELGRVSREEAAALAGLAPFDNDSGQQKGQRHIAGGRARLRRSLFAAALPAVFRWNKALTMLYARLIASGKHHNAALIACARKLLIYANTVVQRGTPWIEKDA; from the coding sequence ATGACACAGATTATCATAACGACGGCTGGAATCGATACGTCCAAGTCCAAACTGGACATCGCAGTTCACGATCGTGCCGAGCGTTGGCAGGTCGCAAACGTCTTGCCTGGCTGGCGAGCCCTTGCCGGTTACCTAGCCAAGGCCGGCGTGACGCGCGTCGGCATCGAGGCGACCGGCGGGTATGAACGTGGTGTGGTGGAGCATTTACGCGAGGCAGGCTTTACCGTGCTGGTGCTGCAGCCGATCCAGGTCAAGGCGTTTGGCCGGGTGCATCTGTGCCGCGCCAAGAACGATGCGCTCGACGCGGTCTTGATCGCGGCTTGCACAGCAACGCTCGATCCGCCGAAGACTACGCCAGATTCACGTCTGGCTGAATTGGCTGAAAATCTGACTTTCCTCGATCAAATCGATGAGGATCTCAGGCGCTTCAAGACCCGGCTGGAACATATCCACGAGCCTCGGTTGCGGCGAATGGTTCTTGGCGAAATTGCTCGATGGAACGCGCGACGGCTCGCCCAGGTTCGTTACATTGCCAAGCAATTACGCTCTCACCCCGATCTCGCCGCTCGCTTTGATCTGGTGCTCAGTATTCCTGGAATCGGTGAGCGGACTGCACTGGCAATCATTATCCGTATGCCCGAGCTTGGTCGCGTGAGCCGGGAGGAAGCCGCAGCCCTCGCCGGACTTGCTCCCTTCGACAACGACAGCGGGCAGCAAAAAGGGCAACGCCACATCGCCGGCGGCCGAGCTCGCTTGCGGCGCTCCCTGTTCGCGGCAGCCCTCCCAGCAGTGTTCCGGTGGAACAAGGCCCTCACCATGCTCTACGCACGCCTAATAGCATCCGGAAAGCATCATAACGCCGCACTCATCGCCTGCGCCCGCAAGCTCCTGATCTACGCCAACACCGTCGTTCAACGCGGTACCCCGTGGATCGAAAAAGATGCTTAG
- a CDS encoding DUF962 domain-containing protein has protein sequence MTNSKSGSGFLNFYESAHRDSANRRIHHVAHTIAAIGIISLFWRPLIGGGLIVIAFLLSWIGHLVFEKNTPAFFDPADDRTFLGGGIKKMEVALGGLVWSGACFLRLFGLGPLTNQ, from the coding sequence ATGACCAATTCAAAATCAGGCAGCGGCTTTCTCAATTTTTACGAATCTGCGCATCGCGATTCAGCAAACCGGCGCATTCATCACGTCGCGCATACGATCGCGGCGATCGGCATCATCAGTCTTTTCTGGCGTCCTCTGATCGGAGGAGGACTTATCGTGATTGCCTTCCTCCTGTCTTGGATTGGACATCTCGTATTTGAAAAAAACACACCCGCTTTTTTCGATCCAGCCGATGACCGAACCTTCCTTGGCGGTGGAATCAAGAAAATGGAAGTCGCTCTTGGCGGGCTCGTATGGTCGGGCGCATGCTTCTTACGCCTCTTCGGTCTTGGGCCACTTACCAATCAGTGA
- a CDS encoding IS110 family transposase — MPEQLGSLHKAGSTKMTQTIITTAGIDTSKAKLDVAVHDRSERWQVANALPGWRALAANLSKAGVTRVGIEATGGYERGVVEYLRKAGFTVLVLQPTQVKAFGRVHLRRAKNDALDAFLIAACTATLDQPKTAPDPRLAQLAGYLTFLEQIEEDIARHKTRLEHIDEPGLRRIVNSDIVRLKARRAAQIRDIAKRLRASDDLAMRLNLVLSIPGIGERTALALLIRMPELGQVSREEAAALAGLAPFDDDSGKHKGLRRIAGGRSRLRRSLFAAALPAAFRWNKALVALYARLTAAGKAHTAALIACARKLLIYANTVVQRGTPWTEKAA; from the coding sequence TTGCCGGAACAACTTGGTTCGCTTCACAAGGCGGGGTCGACGAAGATGACACAGACTATCATAACGACGGCTGGAATCGATACATCCAAGGCCAAACTGGACGTTGCTGTTCATGATCGGTCCGAGCGCTGGCAGGTTGCCAATGCTTTACCTGGCTGGCGCGCCTTGGCGGCCAACCTGTCCAAAGCCGGCGTGACGCGCGTCGGGATCGAGGCGACGGGCGGCTATGAACGCGGTGTGGTGGAGTATTTGCGCAAGGCGGGCTTCACCGTGCTGGTGCTGCAGCCGACCCAGGTCAAGGCTTTTGGCCGGGTCCATCTGCGTCGCGCCAAGAACGATGCGCTCGATGCGTTCTTGATCGCGGCTTGCACAGCGACACTCGATCAGCCGAAGACTGCGCCAGATCCTCGACTGGCACAACTGGCTGGATATCTGACCTTTCTCGAACAGATCGAGGAAGACATCGCGCGTCACAAGACCCGGCTCGAACATATCGACGAACCTGGCCTGCGGCGCATTGTTAACAGCGACATCGTCCGGCTGAAGGCACGACGGGCCGCGCAGATACGCGACATTGCCAAGCGACTTCGCGCCAGTGACGATCTTGCCATGCGACTCAATCTGGTGCTGAGCATTCCCGGCATCGGAGAACGCACGGCGCTGGCGCTTCTGATCCGCATGCCCGAGCTTGGGCAAGTCAGCCGCGAGGAAGCTGCAGCCTTGGCCGGCCTGGCTCCCTTCGACGACGACAGCGGAAAACATAAAGGCCTACGTCGCATAGCTGGCGGGCGAAGTCGCCTACGCCGCTCCCTGTTCGCGGCTGCCCTCCCAGCGGCCTTCCGCTGGAACAAGGCACTCGTCGCGCTCTATGCCCGCCTGACGGCCGCTGGAAAGGCCCACACCGCAGCGCTCATCGCTTGCGCCCGAAAGCTCCTGATCTACGCCAACACCGTGGTCCAGCGCGGTACGCCGTGGACCGAAAAAGCCGCCTAG
- a CDS encoding IS110 family transposase, whose amino-acid sequence MMAQNGLVVVGIDVAKDKVDACIRELALRQTYPSTAQGHRKLVAWLRKHKVNRAVMEASGGYERDWGKVLRLAGIAVRIVDPKRVRSFAQSAGRLAKNDTIDAEMIAWFAETFSEAPGQVHDAAREELQALVKARLNLVDLKIRLEAQNEHAAPGQARKARTRILKSLLEEIAKLEVAISAQVRATPHLAERAEIVESVPGFAETSSANLIAGMPELGQVSDEIAAALLGVAPYDDDSGKRRGERHIKGGRRWVRNALYMPCLGAATQNNPVFKAYYQRLLAKGKEPKVALVACMRKLIIILNTMIARRQKWDPSRYALN is encoded by the coding sequence ATGATGGCACAAAATGGTCTCGTTGTCGTCGGCATCGATGTAGCAAAGGACAAGGTCGATGCGTGCATTCGCGAGTTGGCGCTGCGGCAGACGTATCCGAGCACTGCCCAGGGTCATCGCAAGCTGGTTGCCTGGCTTCGCAAGCACAAGGTGAACAGGGCGGTGATGGAGGCCAGCGGCGGCTATGAGCGCGATTGGGGGAAGGTGCTCCGCCTGGCCGGCATCGCCGTACGGATCGTCGACCCCAAGCGAGTCCGCAGCTTTGCGCAGTCGGCCGGACGCCTGGCCAAGAACGATACGATTGATGCAGAGATGATCGCTTGGTTCGCAGAGACGTTCAGCGAGGCGCCGGGCCAAGTGCACGATGCCGCGCGCGAAGAGCTGCAGGCGCTGGTGAAAGCTCGTCTCAATCTGGTCGATCTCAAGATACGACTGGAAGCTCAAAACGAGCATGCTGCACCAGGACAGGCTCGGAAAGCGCGGACCCGTATCTTGAAGAGCTTGCTCGAGGAAATTGCCAAGCTCGAAGTCGCGATCTCGGCCCAGGTCAGGGCCACACCTCATCTTGCCGAACGCGCCGAGATCGTCGAGAGCGTGCCGGGCTTTGCCGAAACGAGCTCAGCGAACCTCATTGCTGGAATGCCGGAGCTTGGGCAAGTGAGCGACGAGATCGCCGCGGCGTTGTTAGGCGTTGCCCCTTATGACGATGATAGCGGAAAGCGCCGCGGCGAACGCCACATCAAGGGCGGCCGCCGTTGGGTCCGAAACGCCCTCTACATGCCGTGCCTCGGCGCGGCCACACAGAACAATCCTGTCTTCAAGGCCTACTATCAACGGCTACTTGCCAAGGGGAAGGAGCCGAAGGTTGCGCTCGTCGCCTGCATGCGAAAGCTGATCATCATCCTCAACACAATGATCGCACGCCGGCAGAAATGGGATCCCAGCCGTTACGCACTGAATTGA
- a CDS encoding SDR family NAD(P)-dependent oxidoreductase, producing MTKPFASRIAVVTGASRGIGRATAVALAKAGAHVVAVARTQGGLEELDDEIRKDGGSATLVPLNLTDYDGIARLGAALHERHGKIDILVGNAGVAGPSSPLGHIEVKPWNDVMAVNVTANFQLVRCMEPLLKQSDAGRAVFVTSGAANKAPAYIGPYAASKAALEALVRVWAEETASTRMRVNLFNPGPIRTRMRATMFPGEDPATLDTPEQAAEFIVPMCAPSWDSTGKFYDFKTRTLMSFRAPA from the coding sequence ATGACCAAACCCTTCGCTTCCCGCATCGCCGTCGTCACCGGCGCCTCACGCGGCATCGGCCGTGCCACCGCCGTGGCACTCGCCAAAGCCGGCGCGCATGTCGTTGCCGTGGCGCGCACGCAAGGCGGCCTGGAAGAACTCGACGACGAGATCCGCAAAGACGGCGGCAGCGCCACGCTGGTGCCGCTCAACCTCACTGACTATGACGGCATCGCGCGGCTCGGCGCCGCGCTGCACGAGCGCCACGGCAAGATCGACATTCTCGTCGGCAACGCCGGCGTCGCCGGCCCCTCCTCGCCGCTCGGCCATATCGAGGTGAAGCCGTGGAATGACGTCATGGCCGTCAACGTGACCGCCAATTTTCAGTTGGTCCGCTGTATGGAGCCGTTGCTGAAACAGTCCGACGCCGGCCGCGCCGTGTTCGTCACCTCAGGCGCCGCCAACAAAGCCCCCGCCTATATCGGCCCCTACGCCGCCTCGAAGGCCGCCCTCGAAGCCCTGGTGCGGGTCTGGGCGGAAGAAACCGCGAGCACCAGGATGCGCGTCAACCTGTTCAACCCCGGCCCGATCCGCACCCGCATGCGCGCCACGATGTTTCCCGGCGAAGATCCGGCGACCCTGGACACGCCGGAGCAGGCCGCCGAATTCATCGTGCCGATGTGCGCGCCTAGCTGGGACTCGACCGGCAAGTTCTACGACTTCAAGACGCGGACGTTGATGAGTTTCCGCGCGCCGGCGTAG